A single window of Debaryomyces hansenii CBS767 chromosome F complete sequence DNA harbors:
- a CDS encoding DEHA2F20306p (similar to uniprot|Q03880 Saccharomyces cerevisiae YMR123W PKR1), with translation MSFFVELWESVFTPGTTPALIKATHASFIMLIISLLSLIYLTRSIHFINLLVIALMLYGSVIWFINELNQAKLKDNSALEKEDGSVEIEGAKNETDEKPVEAKSTGAFKDMSKPIPVKKRKA, from the coding sequence ATGTCCTTCTTTGTTGAATTATGGGAGTCTGTTTTCACTCCTGGTACTACACCAGCTTTGATCAAAGCTACACATGCATCGTTCATTATGTTAATCATTTCGCTATTGTCTTTAATATATCTTACTAGGTCTAttcatttcatcaatttaCTTGTGATAGCGCTCATGCTTTATGGGTCAGTCATATGGTTTATTAATGAGCTCAATCAGGCTAAGTTGAAGGACAATTCAGCCTTGGAAAAGGAGGATGGATCTGTTGAGATAGAAGGTGCCAAAAATGAGACTGATGAAAAACCGGTAGAAGCTAAGTCGACTGGTGCTTTTAAAGATATGTCAAAGCCAATTCCAGttaaaaaaagaaaagcGTAA